AAGAATCAAGGTGGccatcattttcatcaaaataaactagatttaatttcaatattttcaatccAAACATGACATGTCTCTTGGTAGCACGTTGCGTTCGAGtcgaaatttattatttataatcctattttTGTTGTGTATTCGACTTCAGCCATAATTTCAGCAAACTTTTGCTGGAGTATGGAGCATGATCCAACGTTATAATTTAGCCTAATTCATACAGATCCCGTTCCGAGAGCTGCAAAAGATATTCTTTTGGACAAAAGTGTACAATTgtagtttcaaaaaatatggatgtccgcatattatgattattctagtaaaaacaaaaatttgagcGACTGTAAACATAAAACAATTCTTCGTATGTGGAATCCGTCTGCTATTAACTTGTTGATCATTTGCAGGATTTGAGGACCCTTTCGAGATCTGCTGCGGTTATCATGGGATTGGATACGATGTTTGGTGTGGGAACAAAGGGAATGTAAATGGCACTGAAGTTTATGCTGGTTCTTGTGAAGATCCTTCTAAAATCATCAGCTGGGATGGGGTGCATTACACTGAAGCTGCAAATCATTGGATAGCAAACCGTATTGTGAATGGATCTATGTCGGATCCATCGATCCCAATCACAAGTGCATGCCATGCAAGAGCAAATCTCAGTGCTCTGGGATTCTTCTAATGCATGAGGGCGAAATTTATGAATGTAGCCATGCATGTAAGCGCAATCTAGTTATCTAATGTTGCAATTCAATTGTCCTAGCCAAGACAGGAAGATTTCTTACTTTGGTACATACATAAAAACCTTTTTATATACATCATCACCTGTTTAGTCACATGAGAAGTCAATCTATTGCACTAGCAACACCACGGATTAGAACTGTCAGAAATTCTTGTCtgtaatagaattaaatacaTGCATTAGGCACATTTGTCGTGTCTTTACAGATATTAACAGGATAGGATCACTGACGATATCCTTCTGGAAGAGGAACAACCCTGTGGAAGGGTACCGACCGCTGAGGCAAAGATCCATCCTCTTCATCATCGTCAAACTCCAAAATGTAACTGTCAAAGGCAAAAAAATTGACGGTTTGATattctaacaaaaaaagaaaagagattgCAATCAACTTAAATAACTCGAACTAATATCAGTTTGCTTTCCATATCATGCAAGAAGGAATTGtaaagaaacaaagagaagTAAAGAGTTACTTACTCGTCAGTCTTCCTCTGTACGATTTTAAATCACCATCATCAGACGACATGCAAAAGAAATgtagttaattttgatttattttatatgtatatgaaacaTAATGATCAATTAATACCTTGCGAGCTTGGACGACTGTTGCTTTATATAGTGCGGTGGTTTCTGGATACACTGCCAAAACATGTTTCCCAGGAGGAAAATCCGGGACACTAGAGAGATCGGTCCGCTTGGGAAATGGTATAATATGTGACATAGGCAGTTTGTATTTTCTGAAACCAACAAGACAAAGAAAACTCATGGAGTGACTAACAAAAGTATTAACATGGTATGAGTGCCACTCTCAGCCATGACTGAAATGGCAAGAGTGGCAAGGTTTTACGTTTTTTTCTTACCTTCTTTGTTTATTGACATATACAGGAGAGAATGCAACATTGAAGCATTCATGTATATAGTAGTACcaaataaatttgacaaatagATCTAGAAGAAAGTGCCGACCTCTGTCCACTGCCCTCCTCATCATCACCTGGTTCCTCATCCAGGACCTCAAACCTACATAAAGATGCAATTAGGGGATCTGCTAAAAACAATGTAGTCCACAatccaagaaaacaaatgaaGTGTAGTTTGTTCTAGATGTTCTGTTTTTTCCACATCAATTACAAGGGAACACAAGAGCTTGCCAGAGATTCCTACAATCAGGGGGCGGCACTTACTCTCTTGTTTCCTTGTCAAAATGGATTACTTTAACCACAAACCATTCATCCTTTCCAGCATCCTCCTGAGTTACCCTTGCTGCTACCTGAACAATGTTGAATATTCTAGTAAAAAACACATTGCCTTCCAGCCACAAAGAAAGTATGACATTATAATGGTATTCAGCTTCTGAGAGAGAGACTGTTCAATGTTCAAACAACTAAAAGGAAAATTGCCAAGATCATGAATGTGTGGATAAAGAGTATACAATGAATGCATACTTGTTCACCCTTCAAATTTGCAAGAGACTCTAGATGATTTCGCATGGAAGGAGAGAGTCTGGAGACATCTGAATCAGCCTTcatcctctttttcttctgcTCGCTACCATCTGCAGTTCATGGAATTCCAATGTAAGACTCTGAAATTAAggggattaatttatatagatGTTGTCAAGCTCAAGTTGAATTCCATTTTATGACATTATTATTCCACCCTCATTCGATAACCATAAGCATCTGTATCTTATCCTATTTCCTTGAACAGGTTTCCCTCTGTTGGAGAAGGATTAAAACCTTTTTCTATATTCTCCAATTCACATGTACAATATGTTCAAAAAATGGACAAGTGGTGGATTTTAGCAAAATGAGTGAAGATGTTAAGGGAtgaatagttaaaaatatcaagtttGAAGCATGCCTATAAGAATAAAAGCCCAAGAACTATTGGTTGGTTTACAGCTTCGGCAGTCAGGATAACATTTGCATTTCACAGCAGGTACAAACCTATCCTTCTCCGATGTTGCCCAGCTGTACCAGAAGGCAATAAAGCATCCAGTTGCCCTAACAATTGAGTGGAAACACTGCAAGAATAAAGGAATAACAAGCTAAGAACAAACATGTACCCTTATGCATGACACAAGTTTTAACAACAGGGTGCCATGGTATACAAAgtagaaagaaagcaacatAATTCAAGCATGCACGCCTCTTTATGTTAAGGGTGGAACGAAACCAAAGATTTGCTAAGTACAAGATAGAGACGCTGAGTTCAGAAGTGCCTCCAACTTAAAGCCATTAAATTGGCAGGAACGAGCACTGAGAACGAATTTTCAGAAGATCAGAAACATCTGAAACAAGGGTATAATCAAACATACGTCACTTCACTCTCCGAAAGCTCTTTGGCTTGGATATATAACATCTTAAGCCTTGATAGAGAGTTATCACCAGGCTTTTCAACCACCTCCGGAGCTgcatgcaaaaaaaaaataaaataaagagaaagcagaaaacatcaaagaagAACGGAAACAAATAAACAGCAGAATAGAGAGCATTTCACCAAAAACTATGTAATCAGTAAAGTAGCCGATAACTGTCCTAAAAACAGATCAAATGTAATAGCAAATTGCACTTTAGCTAATCATCTACTTTTTGCTATGAAATTTACCCCTATAGTTAAACCAGTGCATACCCCATACTCGTTTCACCTACAAATAAGACAAAGAATACATAGAAAACACACTTGAAAATTACTTCATGCAACAGCATGAAGACCaggaaataaattacaaaatgcCAATTTGTAATCAATTCCAGATTTTCCCTTAGTGGATAAGGATTTAAAGAAGCCTGAACTATGGATCTACCAACTCCAAATTCGCCTATAGCTTGACCGTTGAAAGCTCATTCGAGCCCAACTCCATGAGGTAAAAGTATTAAAGAATAGAGAAAAAGTATCAAATAACTAGAGCTTGAATGATGTTCAGCTCAGCGGTGATCCTGTAGCCTTTCATTACATAATCAAGCATCTTCGGACACACATTGTCTGTTCAAGGCGACCCATTGGTCTACACcccataaattaataaattcatccTACATACAAATTCAACAAACGGCGAGTCCAATTATAGCAGCAACCGTAGAACAGACCAAACTTTATGCGGCACATTCATTAAAGCCCATGCACCGTTTTTTCACATCACGAATTGTCCCAGACACAACGAATTAAGACACATTTGTCTTTTCCTCATTTAGGACAGTCTGAAGAGAGAGAATTCTTAATTCTGATCAAGAGCGagttaattaaacaataaccAGCAGCAAGTACAAGTAATTATTGACTCACTGGCTTGCAGCTTCTTGTGCATCTTGTTGATCTCGAGCAGGACCTCCTCCTGCTCTTTCCTCAAGCGATCGAGCTCCTTCGAGTTGTCCAATATTCCGGCAATGTCCGGCGACGACATCGCTCTCCCCTCACACTAGCTATCTCCAGTTCCTCGGAAGAATCTAGAAAGTAGATTCTGATTCTGGGTTCTCGATCATTGGCCTCATAATTGAGGATTTCTGAGAGAAAAATTCGAAAAAATTCTTTAAGGAATATTGTTTTGGTTTTAgctgagaaagagagagagagaaagagagatttTTACAGGTGGAAAAGtcctttgaaaatttaaatctgCCAATCAACATGCGGCTAAGATCTTTGGGGTCGTCAGAAGTACCCGATAGGGGCCACGTGGATTGTGTCCAAGCCCGATGGGTCATGTTTTATTGACCCGTCGTATAAGGATTTAATATGTAATacataaacttaattaataaaagactATTTTGTCCTTATGTTATAAAAagatgttatttttttgtttattatttcacttgttgtttgtcactaataattatttttccacaaaaaaaataaattttatttcgatcagtatttcatatttatatttttaaaaatattaaaaaatatattgaatttaataatgctcccactaagtaatataatgttcattcatacacaataattaagcTTACatgattgcaaaaaaaaaattattaattaatcaaataataatatgttaacgaaataatataattgtgatatagcgcataaaatataaaaaaaacttaaaatattaaatatatgaagtgtaaatttaattcttgttaaaatttaaatcatttaaaaattctgatgtcaactttaaatatataattttgaaaataaactaaaaacaataaaattgaataaatttattataataagggtaaaatagtcaaaaataaaattgtatttatttataaaaaaaaccaaaacagTTAAAATCACCCCCCAATGCACTTCGAACTTTCCGTCTAAAAACACTTTTCTTAATCGTTCCAAAAGTAGAAACATACATTTTAAACCCACATcaaaatgtttatttttatgaaaaatattagattttgtTTGGAGTTAAACTAATGCCGCATATTTTATgaaagtatattaaaaaaattagatacaAAATGTGTCAAAAAATACACTACTtaatcttaataatatttcattttttttatattctaataagttaaaaaaattattatatcaattattaaaaattaaatatataacttggaaattcaaacataaCAGCAGAAGGGAGAACTTAATTGAGACATAATGGTACATAGATGCACAAAGCTCAGTTACTTCCTCCattgcatttattatttaatagtttcctttttttttttaataaatttcctcgtatatatttacaaaaatttattatttttatatatttataaattattatttataacaacaaaaattaagataaaccCGCACGCACAAGCAATCTCTGGTACGAGGACTCTATCcaagatttgattttctggGAGGAGGAGTCCACTGATTCCCGTCTACATTTTTCACGTACGCACATAAATCTCGTTTGTGAAGAAAATGATCGTAAACACAATCAATCAGCTGATGATCACAGTGGTTTTCCAAGTTGTTTTTTGAATCCGCCTTCTCGGACGGAAATCAACTCAGTAACACAGTCATCATCGTCTCTTTGTTGTTGAGAGTTGTTTTTCCGTCGGTTTGCTTGTCTTCCCTCATGACCATATCACGAGTTTTCTAAAACCCCACTTCTTTTTTACCTCCCTCTCCTCGTGTCGTAAAGTGATTCAGAATTCTTGAAAAGGTAAAAGCCATTGCcccacatttatatatatatatgtgtgtgtgtgtgtgttttggtAAGTAGAGTTTGGGAGTAAAATGTGACCTGGTTGAACATGGCGGTGATTTATATTCTACAAGTTTGAACTATTAATACACATGCATGTATTACTTTCCTTACTGATCTTTTTTCATGGGATTTTGATTTCGAACTTGGCCTATTCTGATACTTACATTTGAATGACAATGGAAAGTCTAGTTCATTGTGTTAAGAAAGTCTTTGGATTATGTTTTGGGTTTCAGGTTGATCAAATTACTGATAATGTGCATTTGATTCTTTAATCAATCTGAAGTTGAGGGATGCTGAAATCCAGAGTGACAACTGCGTGCTCATTTGCAGCAAAGTTTGGGATTAATATGGGTTTGCCTGTCCGGAGGCCCACAGTTATAAAGTAATTCTGTAGCTCTAAAATGGTTCATTTTTCGACAGATTGATTGAGTTTAGTTACCTATTTGCAATGGTACATAACTGATGGTTTAGTTCCTTGTGTTGGCTGCAGCTTGCataaaagaagaacaaatgaAGGGATGAGGCTACTTATAACAACTTTCGTGGGGATTATATTTGGCTTCTATTTGGGGGTGTCGTTTCCTATGATTTCATTGACAAAGGCAGGCGGTCTTCGCTCTTACCCTGTTATGATTTCTTTTTGGATGGTTTAGTGCTTTGTTTGTCACTACAATGTTTGATTCTTTAGAATTCGACTTACCAAGATTGTTTTGTTGCATAATCTGGTTTTTCCCAGGTTAATTTACCATCAAGTATATTTTCCTCCATTGATCTTACTTATATTGAGGATAAATACTCAAGCCTCCCAAACCAAGCTTTATTAGACCTATGGTCTTCTATTAAAGGTCACAAAGGCACCTCATACAAGTTTAATAATGCTAAGGTTAGCtgttatttgtttgtttgtttaagGATTTTTGTTTATCTGCCTGTAGTATTCAAATCCCACCTAAACCATAATTATTGGTATTGGCATACCTAGATTTTGGTGCCGACTCTTATAGCTAGAACATGGATCTGTGGACTCCTTTCCTGTACCACTACCCCTTCAGTTGCTGAAAGATATTGATAGGATTCTAGATGAGATTTAAGTTCCATGGATATGAACACGGGGAAGACTGCTATTTGTTGTATGCTATAATGAGGAgctcaatatattataatgggTAGCGTATGAGTGAAGAATATCATCTGCCTAATTTTCACTATTTCTTACTTCTAAGTGATTATATGCAGATTTGGGTCCCAACTAATCCTCGAGGTGCAGAGAGACTGCCGCCGGGTATTATTGTGGCTGAGTCTGATCTGTACATCCGCAGATTGTGGGGGTTTCCTAGTAAGGTGTGTATGCTTTCCAAATTGTCATatgattttctcattttaacTGCCATTGCTCCTCAACAATAGGCCAAGAAAAGATTAAGCACTCTGCTTTTCTACCAAATTCGTAGTATCTGCCTAATATAAATGGCAAAGACATGGATTTATGAGGCCTTCGAACATGAACTCGATTCGGATTGATATGGCTGAGAAGGAAATTCATCCACATGCATTCTTCTTTAGACGGCTATTCAATTTGAAGGGTTGCAGAGTTCATGTGATTTTCCTATATAACAGTCTTTCCAATTGAACTGTTTATCATTTCTGGTCAGTTTCATTAATTGATCGAACATTGCAGGATGTAATTAATAAACCAAGATATCTTTTCACCTTTACTGTGGGTTATGAACAGAAAGACAACATTGATGCTGCCGTGAGGAAGGTAATTATGAAACTTGTCTGTTTCCTCTCTTCCAAGTGAGTACTTATTTGTGCTACTCATTAgtatgttttgttttcattgCTTGACAAAGTCGTACAGTTGACAGGGAACTTTACAATTATGTTGTTTCACTATGATGGTCGGGCAAGTGAATGGAATGAATTTGAGTGGTCAAAACGGGCTATCCATGTAAGCGCGCGGAAGCAAGCGAAATGGTAACTATAACGAGCAATTATCTATGTGTTTTAATTCCATTCAGGCTGTATTTGTGATggaaaacataatatatatattgctgtTCTTGATAGGTGGTATGCCAAGCGCTTTTTGCACCCAGACATCGTGGTGCcctatgattatatatttatctggGATGAAGACTTGGGGGTCCAGAATTTTGATCCGGAGGAGTGAGTAGAAACAGCTTATTATCTTGCTTATGAAAGCTGTTCAGGTGATACTCTTACTGAAATTGTCTTCCTTGGTGACAGATATATAAAACTGGTGAACAAGCATGAATTACACATTTCACAGCCTGGTTTATCCCCAGATGGTGGAATGACATGGGAAATGACGAGAAGGCGAGAGGACATAGAAGTTCACAAGTATGAACAGAAGAACCCTTTAATCTCAAGGGATATTTACATGGAAACCCCTGAAGCTTGGTTATATCACAAAGAAACTTCTCAGTTTTGGAGATTACACTAAAATCCCTGCAATCATGTTTTGTATTGTAGATTCTCCCCGAAGATTGGATGGCCGGGAGGATATGTAATATAAAGCATAATTACATGGGATTGCATTGTAATTCttcaaaattgttttttcAGTTGTGAGTCTAAACCTAAGGGAATGTAAATCCAGCCGTCCCTTATTTCGATCCGCCCTTTTGCTTTATAGATGATCACTGATGTTCACTTAATCTAAATATTACTGTTGACATCGGAATATCAATAACTATGTACAGGAGCACAGAGGAAAGACCAGGCTGGTGCACAGATCCTCGTTTGCCGCCCTGTGCAGCGTATGTAGATCAGTTGATTACATCATTGTGCTTGTGTTTTCCCTAAGAaagaacaattttaccccaaTCAAATTTTGGATGAACAGATTCGTGGAGATCATGGCCCCGGTATTTTCTCGTGATGCATGGCGCTGCGTCTGGCATTTGATTCAGGTACGAAGATGTTTCTCTAATTTTCTAGTTGTTAGCacaggaaagaaaaaaaaaactacaagaATGTCCAAGAAACggctaaataaatattttttagtccgAAACACCAGTATGCATGGTGATGGTGTTTCTGAAATATTACTAGTACTGCTACAGAATGACTTGGTCCATGGATGGGGGCTCGATTTTGCTCTTAGGATGTGTGTGGAGGTTAGTTAGTTATCACTTCTATTCCATGAAAGTCATTCCGTTGCTCGTCCACAGTCACTTCTTTTGACCTCACTGCATCTTTCTCTAAAGCAGCCTGCTCATGAGAAAATAGGAGTCGTCGATTCTCAATGGATAGTGCACCAAACTGTTCCTTCACTTGGGAACCAGGTATATGTGACATCTTGTCTGTAGTAGATCAGTTTCTTCTTCGTTTCTAATTCACACTTTGTCTCTACAGGGTGAAGCGGAGGATGGCAGGGCACCCTGGGAAGGGGTACGTGACAATTAACTCCGGCCCTCAATCCCTTTTCCAATCAAGAGAATATGAACATAAAactatagggataattacattagcACGACCTAAGTTGAAAAACGACGCTGCATGCTTGCAGTTATGTAACATGACTGCAGCAGCtgcaacataattttataaaaactaatgAGTTTTTAGTAATATGACTTCAGGGGTGGtagtat
Above is a genomic segment from Sesamum indicum cultivar Zhongzhi No. 13 linkage group LG13, S_indicum_v1.0, whole genome shotgun sequence containing:
- the LOC105176309 gene encoding uncharacterized protein LOC105176309; translation: MLKSRVTTACSFAAKFGINMGLPVRRPTVINLHKRRTNEGMRLLITTFVGIIFGFYLGVSFPMISLTKVNLPSSIFSSIDLTYIEDKYSSLPNQALLDLWSSIKGHKGTSYKFNNAKIWVPTNPRGAERLPPGIIVAESDLYIRRLWGFPSKDVINKPRYLFTFTVGYEQKDNIDAAVRKLTGNFTIMLFHYDGRASEWNEFEWSKRAIHVSARKQAKWWYAKRFLHPDIVVPYDYIFIWDEDLGVQNFDPEEYIKLVNKHELHISQPGLSPDGGMTWEMTRRREDIEVHKSTEERPGWCTDPRLPPCAAFVEIMAPVFSRDAWRCVWHLIQNDLVHGWGLDFALRMCVEPAHEKIGVVDSQWIVHQTVPSLGNQGEAEDGRAPWEGVRERCRNEWAMFHDRLAIAERRYYAGLGFYQPNSTAS
- the LOC105176307 gene encoding SAGA-associated factor 29 — encoded protein: MSSPDIAGILDNSKELDRLRKEQEEVLLEINKMHKKLQATPEVVEKPGDNSLSRLKMLYIQAKELSESEVTVSTQLLGQLDALLPSGTAGQHRRRIDGSEQKKKRMKADSDVSRLSPSMRNHLESLANLKGEQVAARVTQEDAGKDEWFVVKVIHFDKETREFEVLDEEPGDDEEGSGQRKYKLPMSHIIPFPKRTDLSSVPDFPPGKHVLAVYPETTALYKATVVQARKRKTDDYILEFDDDEEDGSLPQRSVPFHRVVPLPEGYRQ